In Triticum aestivum cultivar Chinese Spring chromosome 5B, IWGSC CS RefSeq v2.1, whole genome shotgun sequence, the following proteins share a genomic window:
- the LOC123113173 gene encoding uncharacterized protein isoform X8, with product MGRLQKVSHQDVPLVSSLESADSLDEAFVPNDFAEDGSHPVSPDLSRDEGEFDKALLKFYLNQKVKCLKRKLSSASRRNVRQKRSTDFPTCATFTRYSGKFFSGVVAGMCPRYQNVIQTYGMGCLLNFVRTEVPLRLVKWLASRLDVPSSEFQFERKFIPMTKYDIHDILDLPVDGEPLVSDPESGRDFILSHFNVSSIPPVSFFASKLKSTEVELSDEDIFICFMIVALSSFLCPNSSLSPSPKYLHIFRDCSSVCNYDLSGYVYEWLLSSIKKFKNSTKVASKRSVTSGGCHYAFAVCYLDQLNFGLHSVPDVKPRILAWRGNKVKQFSELDRNNSRSYGKRPLKRLFAPVNPQKSIEKSSASKDGDVPLCSDMLFEMNVQKSFGARFGFEAAQVVINLVQSRNKDKPKLFVQWSQSLVIDVLECLSLSTLNAKSVPTPKVYSSEGHSLNKFSFGAKSVSIQSFIDERKCETVVEKSSPEVQQQIPNLNEASPFVSGVVSVGGFHNPVVLSSSSPAPKVCDEGVVNEANVEAAIPVADLSSIKSPSHSIGISPSTTRCAIPVVGSTLEPSGPFWSY from the exons ATGGGTAGGCTACAGAAAGTGTCTCATCAGGATGTTCCATTAGTATCATCTTTAGAGAGTGCAGATTCACTGGATGAAGCTTTTGTGCCTAATGATTTTGCAGAAGATGGTTCTCATCCTGTGTCTCCG GATCTATCTCGAGATGAAGGAGAGTTCGACAAGGCTCTTTTGAAGTTCTATCTCAATCAA AAAGTAAAATGCTTAAAGAGGAAACTATCATCTGCTTCTAGGAGGAATGTG AGGCAGAAACGATCTACTGATTTCCCCACTTGTGCCACTTTCACTAGATATTCTGGGAAGTTCTTCTCTGGTGTTGTTGCTGGAATGTGTCCTAGGTATCAGAATGTCATCCAGACATACGGCATGGGCTGTCTCTTAAACTTTGTTAGGACCGAGGTTCCCCTTAGGCTAGTGAAGTGGCTTGCTAGTAGGCTTGATGTCCCTTCATCTGAATTCCAGTTCGAAAGGAAATTTATCCCAATGACCAAGTATGATATCCATGATATCCTTGACCTCCCAGTAGATGGTGAGCCACTTGTGTCTGATCCTGAGTCTGGACGTGATTTTATCCTGTCTCACTTCAATGTTTCTAGTATTCCTCCTGTCTCTTTCTTCGCCAGCAAGCTTAAATCCACCGAAGTCGAGTTGTCTGATGAAGACATTTTCATTTGCTTCATGATTGTTGCGTTGTCCTCATTCCTTTGTCCCAACTCTAGCCTCAGTCCTAGCCCGAAGTACCTGCATATTTTCAGGGATTGTTCTTCTGTGTGCAACTATGATCTGTCCGGATATGTTTATGAGTGGTTGTTGAGCAGCATCAAAAAGTTCAAGAATTCCACTAAAGTTGCTTCTAAAAGATCAGTGACGTCTGGTGGTTGTCACTATGCTTTTGCT GTTTGTTACCTTGACCAACTTAATTTCGGTCTCCATTCTGTCCCTGATGTCAAGCCCCGGATTCTAGCATGGAGAGGTAACAAAGTTAAGCAATTTTCAGAGCTTGACAGAAACAATAGCCGCTCTTATGGCAAGAGGCCTCTAAAGCGGTTGTTTGCTCCAGTTAATCCGCAG AAGTCTATCGAGAAATCTTCAGCAAGCAAAGATGGTGATGTTCCCCTTTGCAGTGACATGCTTTTTGAAATGAATGTGCAGAAATCCTTCGGTGCTCGTTTTGGGTTTGAG GCTGCTCAAGTAGTCATAAACCTTGTTCAATCTAGGAACAAAGACAAGCCCAAGCTATTTGTACAATGGTCACAGTCCCTTGTAATTGACGTTCTAGAATGCTTATCACTCTCTACTCTAAATGCCAAATCTGTCCCGACACCTAAAGTTTATTCAAGTGAGGGTCATTCTCTCAACAAGTTCTCTTTTGG CGCCAAGTCTGTCTCTATTCAATCTTTCATTGATGAGAGGAAGTGTGAGACTGTTGTTGAGAAATCATCTCCTGAAGTCCAGCAGCAAATCCCCAATTTGAATGAAGCTTCTCCTTTTGTTTCCGGTGTTGTTAGTGTTGGGGGTTTTCACAACCCAGTAGTTTTATCTAGTTCATCTCCAGCTCCTAAAGTGTGTGATGAG gGCGTGGTAAATGAGGCAAATGTTGAAGCTGCAATTCCAGTGGCGGATTTATCTTCTATAAAAAGTCCTTCTCATTCTATAG GTATATCCCCTTCAACGACGCGGTGTGCAATTCCTGTTGTTGGTTCTACTTTGGAGCCCTCGGGTCCTTT CTGGTCTTATTAA
- the LOC123113173 gene encoding uncharacterized protein isoform X2 — translation MGRLQKVSHQDVPLVSSLESADSLDEAFVPNDFAEDGSHPVSPDLSRDEGEFDKALLKFYLNQKVKCLKRKLSSASRRNVRQKRSTDFPTCATFTRYSGKFFSGVVAGMCPRYQNVIQTYGMGCLLNFVRTEVPLRLVKWLASRLDVPSSEFQFERKFIPMTKYDIHDILDLPVDGEPLVSDPESGRDFILSHFNVSSIPPVSFFASKLKSTEVELSDEDIFICFMIVALSSFLCPNSSLSPSPKYLHIFRDCSSVCNYDLSGYVYEWLLSSIKKFKNSTKVASKRSVTSGGCHYAFAVCYLDQLNFGLHSVPDVKPRILAWRGNKVKQFSELDRNNSRSYGKRPLKRLFAPVNPQSIEKSSASKDGDVPLCSDMLFEMNVQKSFGARFGFEAAQVVINLVQSRNKDKPKLFVQWSQSLVIDVLECLSLSTLNAKSVPTPKVYSSEGHSLNKFSFGAKSVSIQSFIDERKCETVVEKSSPEVQQQIPNLNEASPFVSGVVSVGGFHNPVVLSSSSPAPKVCDEGVVNEANVEAAIPVADLSSIKSPSHSIGISPSTTRCAIPVVGSTLEPSAGLIKKCEPKADDNGFQRPTFAQLNRTLGVQSNGDVTNGEPNVKEVDNSFGEPSPLVPILLSQRFHNAVASCLWSLMTRGFVCPGRTGKMFTRPV, via the exons ATGGGTAGGCTACAGAAAGTGTCTCATCAGGATGTTCCATTAGTATCATCTTTAGAGAGTGCAGATTCACTGGATGAAGCTTTTGTGCCTAATGATTTTGCAGAAGATGGTTCTCATCCTGTGTCTCCG GATCTATCTCGAGATGAAGGAGAGTTCGACAAGGCTCTTTTGAAGTTCTATCTCAATCAA AAAGTAAAATGCTTAAAGAGGAAACTATCATCTGCTTCTAGGAGGAATGTG AGGCAGAAACGATCTACTGATTTCCCCACTTGTGCCACTTTCACTAGATATTCTGGGAAGTTCTTCTCTGGTGTTGTTGCTGGAATGTGTCCTAGGTATCAGAATGTCATCCAGACATACGGCATGGGCTGTCTCTTAAACTTTGTTAGGACCGAGGTTCCCCTTAGGCTAGTGAAGTGGCTTGCTAGTAGGCTTGATGTCCCTTCATCTGAATTCCAGTTCGAAAGGAAATTTATCCCAATGACCAAGTATGATATCCATGATATCCTTGACCTCCCAGTAGATGGTGAGCCACTTGTGTCTGATCCTGAGTCTGGACGTGATTTTATCCTGTCTCACTTCAATGTTTCTAGTATTCCTCCTGTCTCTTTCTTCGCCAGCAAGCTTAAATCCACCGAAGTCGAGTTGTCTGATGAAGACATTTTCATTTGCTTCATGATTGTTGCGTTGTCCTCATTCCTTTGTCCCAACTCTAGCCTCAGTCCTAGCCCGAAGTACCTGCATATTTTCAGGGATTGTTCTTCTGTGTGCAACTATGATCTGTCCGGATATGTTTATGAGTGGTTGTTGAGCAGCATCAAAAAGTTCAAGAATTCCACTAAAGTTGCTTCTAAAAGATCAGTGACGTCTGGTGGTTGTCACTATGCTTTTGCT GTTTGTTACCTTGACCAACTTAATTTCGGTCTCCATTCTGTCCCTGATGTCAAGCCCCGGATTCTAGCATGGAGAGGTAACAAAGTTAAGCAATTTTCAGAGCTTGACAGAAACAATAGCCGCTCTTATGGCAAGAGGCCTCTAAAGCGGTTGTTTGCTCCAGTTAATCCGCAG TCTATCGAGAAATCTTCAGCAAGCAAAGATGGTGATGTTCCCCTTTGCAGTGACATGCTTTTTGAAATGAATGTGCAGAAATCCTTCGGTGCTCGTTTTGGGTTTGAG GCTGCTCAAGTAGTCATAAACCTTGTTCAATCTAGGAACAAAGACAAGCCCAAGCTATTTGTACAATGGTCACAGTCCCTTGTAATTGACGTTCTAGAATGCTTATCACTCTCTACTCTAAATGCCAAATCTGTCCCGACACCTAAAGTTTATTCAAGTGAGGGTCATTCTCTCAACAAGTTCTCTTTTGG CGCCAAGTCTGTCTCTATTCAATCTTTCATTGATGAGAGGAAGTGTGAGACTGTTGTTGAGAAATCATCTCCTGAAGTCCAGCAGCAAATCCCCAATTTGAATGAAGCTTCTCCTTTTGTTTCCGGTGTTGTTAGTGTTGGGGGTTTTCACAACCCAGTAGTTTTATCTAGTTCATCTCCAGCTCCTAAAGTGTGTGATGAG gGCGTGGTAAATGAGGCAAATGTTGAAGCTGCAATTCCAGTGGCGGATTTATCTTCTATAAAAAGTCCTTCTCATTCTATAG GTATATCCCCTTCAACGACGCGGTGTGCAATTCCTGTTGTTGGTTCTACTTTGGAGCCCTCGG CTGGTCTTATTAAGAAATGCGAACCCAAGGCCGATGATAATGGTTTTCAAAGACCCACTTTTGCTCAGTTAAATCGCACTCTTGGTGTTCAATCTAATGGCGATGTTACCAATGGTGAGCCCAATGTTAAAGAGGTCGATAATTCTTTTGGAGAACCGTCCCCTCTGGTTCCTATTCTCTTGTCGCAGCGTTTCCATAATGCGGTTGCAAGTTGTTTGTGGTCCCTGATGACGAGGGGGTTTGTTTGTCCAGGTCGAACGGGCAAGATGTTTACCCGACCCGTTTAG
- the LOC123113173 gene encoding uncharacterized protein isoform X1, with amino-acid sequence MGRLQKVSHQDVPLVSSLESADSLDEAFVPNDFAEDGSHPVSPDLSRDEGEFDKALLKFYLNQKVKCLKRKLSSASRRNVRQKRSTDFPTCATFTRYSGKFFSGVVAGMCPRYQNVIQTYGMGCLLNFVRTEVPLRLVKWLASRLDVPSSEFQFERKFIPMTKYDIHDILDLPVDGEPLVSDPESGRDFILSHFNVSSIPPVSFFASKLKSTEVELSDEDIFICFMIVALSSFLCPNSSLSPSPKYLHIFRDCSSVCNYDLSGYVYEWLLSSIKKFKNSTKVASKRSVTSGGCHYAFAVCYLDQLNFGLHSVPDVKPRILAWRGNKVKQFSELDRNNSRSYGKRPLKRLFAPVNPQKSIEKSSASKDGDVPLCSDMLFEMNVQKSFGARFGFEAAQVVINLVQSRNKDKPKLFVQWSQSLVIDVLECLSLSTLNAKSVPTPKVYSSEGHSLNKFSFGAKSVSIQSFIDERKCETVVEKSSPEVQQQIPNLNEASPFVSGVVSVGGFHNPVVLSSSSPAPKVCDEGVVNEANVEAAIPVADLSSIKSPSHSIGISPSTTRCAIPVVGSTLEPSAGLIKKCEPKADDNGFQRPTFAQLNRTLGVQSNGDVTNGEPNVKEVDNSFGEPSPLVPILLSQRFHNAVASCLWSLMTRGFVCPGRTGKMFTRPV; translated from the exons ATGGGTAGGCTACAGAAAGTGTCTCATCAGGATGTTCCATTAGTATCATCTTTAGAGAGTGCAGATTCACTGGATGAAGCTTTTGTGCCTAATGATTTTGCAGAAGATGGTTCTCATCCTGTGTCTCCG GATCTATCTCGAGATGAAGGAGAGTTCGACAAGGCTCTTTTGAAGTTCTATCTCAATCAA AAAGTAAAATGCTTAAAGAGGAAACTATCATCTGCTTCTAGGAGGAATGTG AGGCAGAAACGATCTACTGATTTCCCCACTTGTGCCACTTTCACTAGATATTCTGGGAAGTTCTTCTCTGGTGTTGTTGCTGGAATGTGTCCTAGGTATCAGAATGTCATCCAGACATACGGCATGGGCTGTCTCTTAAACTTTGTTAGGACCGAGGTTCCCCTTAGGCTAGTGAAGTGGCTTGCTAGTAGGCTTGATGTCCCTTCATCTGAATTCCAGTTCGAAAGGAAATTTATCCCAATGACCAAGTATGATATCCATGATATCCTTGACCTCCCAGTAGATGGTGAGCCACTTGTGTCTGATCCTGAGTCTGGACGTGATTTTATCCTGTCTCACTTCAATGTTTCTAGTATTCCTCCTGTCTCTTTCTTCGCCAGCAAGCTTAAATCCACCGAAGTCGAGTTGTCTGATGAAGACATTTTCATTTGCTTCATGATTGTTGCGTTGTCCTCATTCCTTTGTCCCAACTCTAGCCTCAGTCCTAGCCCGAAGTACCTGCATATTTTCAGGGATTGTTCTTCTGTGTGCAACTATGATCTGTCCGGATATGTTTATGAGTGGTTGTTGAGCAGCATCAAAAAGTTCAAGAATTCCACTAAAGTTGCTTCTAAAAGATCAGTGACGTCTGGTGGTTGTCACTATGCTTTTGCT GTTTGTTACCTTGACCAACTTAATTTCGGTCTCCATTCTGTCCCTGATGTCAAGCCCCGGATTCTAGCATGGAGAGGTAACAAAGTTAAGCAATTTTCAGAGCTTGACAGAAACAATAGCCGCTCTTATGGCAAGAGGCCTCTAAAGCGGTTGTTTGCTCCAGTTAATCCGCAG AAGTCTATCGAGAAATCTTCAGCAAGCAAAGATGGTGATGTTCCCCTTTGCAGTGACATGCTTTTTGAAATGAATGTGCAGAAATCCTTCGGTGCTCGTTTTGGGTTTGAG GCTGCTCAAGTAGTCATAAACCTTGTTCAATCTAGGAACAAAGACAAGCCCAAGCTATTTGTACAATGGTCACAGTCCCTTGTAATTGACGTTCTAGAATGCTTATCACTCTCTACTCTAAATGCCAAATCTGTCCCGACACCTAAAGTTTATTCAAGTGAGGGTCATTCTCTCAACAAGTTCTCTTTTGG CGCCAAGTCTGTCTCTATTCAATCTTTCATTGATGAGAGGAAGTGTGAGACTGTTGTTGAGAAATCATCTCCTGAAGTCCAGCAGCAAATCCCCAATTTGAATGAAGCTTCTCCTTTTGTTTCCGGTGTTGTTAGTGTTGGGGGTTTTCACAACCCAGTAGTTTTATCTAGTTCATCTCCAGCTCCTAAAGTGTGTGATGAG gGCGTGGTAAATGAGGCAAATGTTGAAGCTGCAATTCCAGTGGCGGATTTATCTTCTATAAAAAGTCCTTCTCATTCTATAG GTATATCCCCTTCAACGACGCGGTGTGCAATTCCTGTTGTTGGTTCTACTTTGGAGCCCTCGG CTGGTCTTATTAAGAAATGCGAACCCAAGGCCGATGATAATGGTTTTCAAAGACCCACTTTTGCTCAGTTAAATCGCACTCTTGGTGTTCAATCTAATGGCGATGTTACCAATGGTGAGCCCAATGTTAAAGAGGTCGATAATTCTTTTGGAGAACCGTCCCCTCTGGTTCCTATTCTCTTGTCGCAGCGTTTCCATAATGCGGTTGCAAGTTGTTTGTGGTCCCTGATGACGAGGGGGTTTGTTTGTCCAGGTCGAACGGGCAAGATGTTTACCCGACCCGTTTAG
- the LOC123113173 gene encoding uncharacterized protein isoform X5, whose protein sequence is MGRLQKVSHQDVPLVSSLESADSLDEAFVPNDFAEDGSHPVSPDLSRDEGEFDKALLKFYLNQKVKCLKRKLSSASRRNVRQKRSTDFPTCATFTRYSGKFFSGVVAGMCPRYQNVIQTYGMGCLLNFVRTEVPLRLVKWLASRLDVPSSEFQFERKFIPMTKYDIHDILDLPVDGEPLVSDPESGRDFILSHFNVSSIPPVSFFASKLKSTEVELSDEDIFICFMIVALSSFLCPNSSLSPSPKYLHIFRDCSSVCNYDLSGYVYEWLLSSIKKFKNSTKVASKRSVTSGGCHYAFAVCYLDQLNFGLHSVPDVKPRILAWRGNKVKQFSELDRNNSRSYGKRPLKRLFAPVNPQKSIEKSSASKDGDVPLCSDMLFEMNVQKSFGARFGFEAAQVVINLVQSRNKDKPKLFVQWSQSLVIDVLECLSLSTLNAKSVPTPKVYSSEGHSLNKFSFGAKSVSIQSFIDERKCETVVEKSSPEVQQQIPNLNEASPFVSGVVSVGGFHNPVVLSSSSPAPKVCDEGVVNEANVEAAIPVADLSSIKSPSHSIGISPSTTRCAIPVVGSTLEPSAGLIKKCEPKADDNGFQRPTFAQLNRTLGVQSNGDVTNGRTGKMFTRPV, encoded by the exons ATGGGTAGGCTACAGAAAGTGTCTCATCAGGATGTTCCATTAGTATCATCTTTAGAGAGTGCAGATTCACTGGATGAAGCTTTTGTGCCTAATGATTTTGCAGAAGATGGTTCTCATCCTGTGTCTCCG GATCTATCTCGAGATGAAGGAGAGTTCGACAAGGCTCTTTTGAAGTTCTATCTCAATCAA AAAGTAAAATGCTTAAAGAGGAAACTATCATCTGCTTCTAGGAGGAATGTG AGGCAGAAACGATCTACTGATTTCCCCACTTGTGCCACTTTCACTAGATATTCTGGGAAGTTCTTCTCTGGTGTTGTTGCTGGAATGTGTCCTAGGTATCAGAATGTCATCCAGACATACGGCATGGGCTGTCTCTTAAACTTTGTTAGGACCGAGGTTCCCCTTAGGCTAGTGAAGTGGCTTGCTAGTAGGCTTGATGTCCCTTCATCTGAATTCCAGTTCGAAAGGAAATTTATCCCAATGACCAAGTATGATATCCATGATATCCTTGACCTCCCAGTAGATGGTGAGCCACTTGTGTCTGATCCTGAGTCTGGACGTGATTTTATCCTGTCTCACTTCAATGTTTCTAGTATTCCTCCTGTCTCTTTCTTCGCCAGCAAGCTTAAATCCACCGAAGTCGAGTTGTCTGATGAAGACATTTTCATTTGCTTCATGATTGTTGCGTTGTCCTCATTCCTTTGTCCCAACTCTAGCCTCAGTCCTAGCCCGAAGTACCTGCATATTTTCAGGGATTGTTCTTCTGTGTGCAACTATGATCTGTCCGGATATGTTTATGAGTGGTTGTTGAGCAGCATCAAAAAGTTCAAGAATTCCACTAAAGTTGCTTCTAAAAGATCAGTGACGTCTGGTGGTTGTCACTATGCTTTTGCT GTTTGTTACCTTGACCAACTTAATTTCGGTCTCCATTCTGTCCCTGATGTCAAGCCCCGGATTCTAGCATGGAGAGGTAACAAAGTTAAGCAATTTTCAGAGCTTGACAGAAACAATAGCCGCTCTTATGGCAAGAGGCCTCTAAAGCGGTTGTTTGCTCCAGTTAATCCGCAG AAGTCTATCGAGAAATCTTCAGCAAGCAAAGATGGTGATGTTCCCCTTTGCAGTGACATGCTTTTTGAAATGAATGTGCAGAAATCCTTCGGTGCTCGTTTTGGGTTTGAG GCTGCTCAAGTAGTCATAAACCTTGTTCAATCTAGGAACAAAGACAAGCCCAAGCTATTTGTACAATGGTCACAGTCCCTTGTAATTGACGTTCTAGAATGCTTATCACTCTCTACTCTAAATGCCAAATCTGTCCCGACACCTAAAGTTTATTCAAGTGAGGGTCATTCTCTCAACAAGTTCTCTTTTGG CGCCAAGTCTGTCTCTATTCAATCTTTCATTGATGAGAGGAAGTGTGAGACTGTTGTTGAGAAATCATCTCCTGAAGTCCAGCAGCAAATCCCCAATTTGAATGAAGCTTCTCCTTTTGTTTCCGGTGTTGTTAGTGTTGGGGGTTTTCACAACCCAGTAGTTTTATCTAGTTCATCTCCAGCTCCTAAAGTGTGTGATGAG gGCGTGGTAAATGAGGCAAATGTTGAAGCTGCAATTCCAGTGGCGGATTTATCTTCTATAAAAAGTCCTTCTCATTCTATAG GTATATCCCCTTCAACGACGCGGTGTGCAATTCCTGTTGTTGGTTCTACTTTGGAGCCCTCGG CTGGTCTTATTAAGAAATGCGAACCCAAGGCCGATGATAATGGTTTTCAAAGACCCACTTTTGCTCAGTTAAATCGCACTCTTGGTGTTCAATCTAATGGCGATGTTACCAATG GTCGAACGGGCAAGATGTTTACCCGACCCGTTTAG
- the LOC123113173 gene encoding uncharacterized protein isoform X7: protein MGRLQKVSHQDVPLVSSLESADSLDEAFVPNDFAEDGSHPVSPDLSRDEGEFDKALLKFYLNQKVKCLKRKLSSASRRNVRQKRSTDFPTCATFTRYSGKFFSGVVAGMCPRYQNVIQTYGMGCLLNFVRTEVPLRLVKWLASRLDVPSSEFQFERKFIPMTKYDIHDILDLPVDGEPLVSDPESGRDFILSHFNVSSIPPVSFFASKLKSTEVELSDEDIFICFMIVALSSFLCPNSSLSPSPKYLHIFRDCSSVCNYDLSGYVYEWLLSSIKKFKNSTKVASKRSVTSGGCHYAFAVCYLDQLNFGLHSVPDVKPRILAWRGNKVKQFSELDRNNSRSYGKRPLKRLFAPVNPQKSIEKSSASKDGDVPLCSDMLFEMNVQKSFGARFGFEAAQVVINLVQSRNKDKPKLFVQWSQSLVIDVLECLSLSTLNAKSVPTPKVYSSEGHSLNKFSFGAKSVSIQSFIDERKCETVVEKSSPEVQQQIPNLNEASPFVSGVVSVGGFHNPVVLSSSSPAPKVCDEGVVNEANVEAAIPVADLSSIKSPSHSIAGLIKKCEPKADDNGFQRPTFAQLNRTLGVQSNGDVTNGRTGKMFTRPV, encoded by the exons ATGGGTAGGCTACAGAAAGTGTCTCATCAGGATGTTCCATTAGTATCATCTTTAGAGAGTGCAGATTCACTGGATGAAGCTTTTGTGCCTAATGATTTTGCAGAAGATGGTTCTCATCCTGTGTCTCCG GATCTATCTCGAGATGAAGGAGAGTTCGACAAGGCTCTTTTGAAGTTCTATCTCAATCAA AAAGTAAAATGCTTAAAGAGGAAACTATCATCTGCTTCTAGGAGGAATGTG AGGCAGAAACGATCTACTGATTTCCCCACTTGTGCCACTTTCACTAGATATTCTGGGAAGTTCTTCTCTGGTGTTGTTGCTGGAATGTGTCCTAGGTATCAGAATGTCATCCAGACATACGGCATGGGCTGTCTCTTAAACTTTGTTAGGACCGAGGTTCCCCTTAGGCTAGTGAAGTGGCTTGCTAGTAGGCTTGATGTCCCTTCATCTGAATTCCAGTTCGAAAGGAAATTTATCCCAATGACCAAGTATGATATCCATGATATCCTTGACCTCCCAGTAGATGGTGAGCCACTTGTGTCTGATCCTGAGTCTGGACGTGATTTTATCCTGTCTCACTTCAATGTTTCTAGTATTCCTCCTGTCTCTTTCTTCGCCAGCAAGCTTAAATCCACCGAAGTCGAGTTGTCTGATGAAGACATTTTCATTTGCTTCATGATTGTTGCGTTGTCCTCATTCCTTTGTCCCAACTCTAGCCTCAGTCCTAGCCCGAAGTACCTGCATATTTTCAGGGATTGTTCTTCTGTGTGCAACTATGATCTGTCCGGATATGTTTATGAGTGGTTGTTGAGCAGCATCAAAAAGTTCAAGAATTCCACTAAAGTTGCTTCTAAAAGATCAGTGACGTCTGGTGGTTGTCACTATGCTTTTGCT GTTTGTTACCTTGACCAACTTAATTTCGGTCTCCATTCTGTCCCTGATGTCAAGCCCCGGATTCTAGCATGGAGAGGTAACAAAGTTAAGCAATTTTCAGAGCTTGACAGAAACAATAGCCGCTCTTATGGCAAGAGGCCTCTAAAGCGGTTGTTTGCTCCAGTTAATCCGCAG AAGTCTATCGAGAAATCTTCAGCAAGCAAAGATGGTGATGTTCCCCTTTGCAGTGACATGCTTTTTGAAATGAATGTGCAGAAATCCTTCGGTGCTCGTTTTGGGTTTGAG GCTGCTCAAGTAGTCATAAACCTTGTTCAATCTAGGAACAAAGACAAGCCCAAGCTATTTGTACAATGGTCACAGTCCCTTGTAATTGACGTTCTAGAATGCTTATCACTCTCTACTCTAAATGCCAAATCTGTCCCGACACCTAAAGTTTATTCAAGTGAGGGTCATTCTCTCAACAAGTTCTCTTTTGG CGCCAAGTCTGTCTCTATTCAATCTTTCATTGATGAGAGGAAGTGTGAGACTGTTGTTGAGAAATCATCTCCTGAAGTCCAGCAGCAAATCCCCAATTTGAATGAAGCTTCTCCTTTTGTTTCCGGTGTTGTTAGTGTTGGGGGTTTTCACAACCCAGTAGTTTTATCTAGTTCATCTCCAGCTCCTAAAGTGTGTGATGAG gGCGTGGTAAATGAGGCAAATGTTGAAGCTGCAATTCCAGTGGCGGATTTATCTTCTATAAAAAGTCCTTCTCATTCTATAG CTGGTCTTATTAAGAAATGCGAACCCAAGGCCGATGATAATGGTTTTCAAAGACCCACTTTTGCTCAGTTAAATCGCACTCTTGGTGTTCAATCTAATGGCGATGTTACCAATG GTCGAACGGGCAAGATGTTTACCCGACCCGTTTAG